The Salvelinus fontinalis isolate EN_2023a chromosome 13, ASM2944872v1, whole genome shotgun sequence DNA segment CTTCCACTGACTCTTGGGATAGAATCCCAGCCATAATAACAGGCACTATTAACAGGTGACTAGCCCTGTTGCCAGGAAGATTACTCAGTttctgaatttaaatggaattgccCCAACCCTGGTAAGTGGTATGGTAGTTGTCATGGTGACGGTGGTCAGTCTGTTAGTCACCTGTGGTTTGCTGCAGCTCCAGCAGGGCCTTAATGGTTGAGGTGGCCGACTGGGTCACGTTCCCCGTAGACACATCCTGGTAGATGATGGTGGGGCCGGACTCCACCGACACTTCATGCTGCTCAGCCCACTCCTGCCCTCTGGAGGAGATGATGTGCACTACGGGCTGGGAGTCTGACCGGTGACAACCAAAACAAGTCATATGGAATTGTGCGGACTCCCTTTAGATTCCAATCAATGTGGGAATTAAATTGGACATGGCATTCAAGTAAAAGGGAATTGAAATAATTATATTACGCGAGTGAAGCTTTTTACCATTTGAAAGTGAAGGGAATTGAACTTAGCTGGATACTTGTGAGAATAGATACACTTTCATACTACAGATGAGGTATTTAATAGCTGTGCGAGACTACAATACACTGTTTTAACTTGAGTGTCTCTTTTGTTCTCGTAGTTAGGCTGCAGGCTATATCATGTACTTCTTGCTGTTATGTGGAGTGCCACGACATACCGTGACTGCCTTCGGCGGGCTGGAAGCTGCCCTCGGCGATGCCACCTGACTCATCCTTCAGCGCCCCCTCCTGTCCGTCAGCCACCCTGGACGCCTGCTGCAGTGTTTCGCTCACCAGCTGCCTGGTCTGCTCGCTCAACACTGCAGTCTGGGAGATGGGCTTGGGCTTGATCAGCACCTGGACAGGAatcaatgtttaaaaaaggttatATTCGATATTACACACCTAGAATAGCTCAGTGAATGGCACCAGAGAAATAGTTCTTGTTGCTCCATAAAGTACAGCACAGCTGAGACCAATGTCAAGTGTCCTGGTGTTCCTTTTTAACACCATACATTTAATTAATGTGCCTATTTAAAGCGGTATGCAATCCTAAAGTTACACTGACCTGATGCATTGGTAATTCAGGACAGAAGttaaaatatacagtgcattcagaaagtattcagaaaccttcctttattccacattttgttatgatacagccttattctaaaaatgtattattaatatatacatatctatatatatatacacatacatacacacacacacacacacaataacccataaagtCAAAgcgaaagttatttttttaatatatattttttaattgtaattttacctcccttttcctccccaattttgtgatatccaattggtagttacgatcttgtctcatcgctgcaactccccaacgggctcgagagaggtgaaggtcgagtcatgcatcctccgaaataTGGCCCGCCAAGCCGTGCTACTTCTTAACACCTGCTCCCTTAACCCGGAAACCAGTCGCACTAATGTGTCgtaggaaacaccgttcaactgacaacTGCGCCACTCCGGAGGCCAcgtaaacaggtttttagagattTTAGCAAATGTGTTCAAAATAAAAACACCTTTaggtacataagtattcagacccttagctATGAggctagaaattgagctcaggtgcatcttgtatCCATTGCTcatgcttgagatgtttctacaacttgattagagtccacctgtggtaaattaaatgtatacatttgaaaaaaaatctaaaaacctgtttttgctttttcatgaTGTgctattgcgtgtagattgacgcggaattattattttttaatccattttaagttaaggctgttacgtaacaaaatgtggaaaaagtcaaggggtctgaatactttccgaaagaaCTGTATCCAAGACAAAGAGCTTTAAGTACGAAATGATCTCGTTCACACTACTCGTTGAGTGGCTGAGACGctccggggtgaagtttccccaGGGTACAGACagctctaggatcagcttccccaaccctaaccattagtggggtaaaggctaaactgacccaagagccagcgtctaggggcaacttcaccctacataGACAGCGACTGTTACTGACCTGGGTCTTGCCCTGCTGGCCGTACACTATTTTGGTGGGGATGatcttggtggtggtgttgggctGCACCCCTGTGCCCATGCCTTTCGGCTGGGTCACGATCATCTTGGTGATGGGTCTGGAGGCTGTGATGATGGCTGGCTTGGACCCCGGCACACCCTGCAGGGTCTTTTCGCACTATGGCACAGAGGCATTCATATTTTGGTTCTGTAaccaatggcaccatattccctttttattgcactacttttgaccagagcttaagatgaatgtactaattgtaagtcgctatgaattaagagcgtctgctaaatgacaactgAAAACAAGCATGCAAGCATGCAAGCATGCATAATATGGAGCTGAAAGCAATAGACTGATCAGACAGAAAGGCTAAACTAGAACtaccaaaaaaatgtaaaataggtTTTGGGGTCAATACATTTGAAACACTTCTGAAATATAATTACTTAGAATCTAGATAAATAAAATCTAACATAAAAAATGTCTTAATTAAAATGGTTTCATTTATAATAACAATCATGTTGAACTGACCCCTGCATTCAACAGTGTGGTGACCACATTCTTGCCAGGCAGGCCCTGGATGGTCGTTGCTTTGCCAGTGGTCTTTTGCACCACAATAACATTGGGCTTGGACGTCATAGGAATGGTGGTTATCTTAGTTGTTGTACCTGCAATGGAGGGGGAAAGAACATCTAAAGGTTTGCCAAAACACAACATTTGAAGTCACTATAATTGGACAACTAGATGTTCAGTCAAAATTGGTAACACTTAGCTTTGCAAAAGTTTACAGAATAATTGTTTTGGGTAATTTTGCTAATCTATGTAAACTTTAATACATGTATACTGGAGTAACTACatagccaaaagtatgtggacaccccttcaaatgagtggattatGCTATTTCAGCCACGCAATTGCCATAGACCAACAGTGGCAGTAAAATGGTCCGTACTGAattagctcagtgactttcaacgtggcactgtcataggatgccacctttccaacaaataattttgtcaaatttctgccctgctagagctgccccggtcaactgtaagtactgttactgtgaagtggaaacgtctaggagcaacaacgactcagccgtgaagtggtaggccacacaagctcacagaacgggtccACTGAGTGCTGAAGAGCGTAGTGCCTAAAAATtgtctgttctcggttgcaacactcactaccgagttccaaactgcctctggaagcaacatcagcacaataactgcttGTCAGGAGCTTCACaaaatggttttccatggccgagcaatgccaagcatcggccaGGGTGGTGTAAAGTTtgcctccattggactctggatcagtggaaaggccttctctggagtgatgaatcacacttcaccatctggcagtccgacgaactaatctgggtttgaggtatgccaagagaacgctacctgcgcGAATGCaaggatgaataatggtctggggctgtttttcatgctaCGGGCTAGACctgttagttccagtgaagggaaatcttaacactacagcatacaatgacattctagacgattctgtgcttccaactttgtagcaaccgtttggagaaggccctttcctgtttcagcatgacaatttaGATTGGTGTGGAAGCACTttattggcctgcacagagccctgacctccacccctctgggatgaattggaacgcataCTGCGAGCCAGGCCGGAAAACCCGACCTCAGTAATGCTAGTGGCTGAATGGAGGCAAGTCCCTGCAgtcatgttccaacatctagtggaacgtcTTCCCaaaagagtagaggctgttatagcagcaaaggggggagaccaactccatttaatgcctatgattttggaatgagatgttcgacaagaacgtgtccacatacttatggcCATGTAGAGTGtgatgtatatacactgctcaaaaaaaataaagggaacacttaaacaacacaatgcaactccaagtcaatcacacttctgtgaaatcaaactgtccacttaggaagcaacactgattgacaaatttcacatgctgttgtgcaaatggaatagacaaaaggtggaaattataggcaattagcaagacaccccccaaaacaggagtgattctgcaggtggtgaccacagaccacttctcagttcctatgcttcctggctgatgttttggtcacttttgaatgctggcggtgctctcactctagtggtagcatgagacggagtctacaacccacacaagtggctcaggtagtgcagctcatccaggatggcacatcaatgcgaactgtggcaaaaaggtttgctgtgtctgtccgcgtagtgtccagagcatgcaggcgctaccaggagacaggccagtacatcaggagacgtggaggaggccgtaggagggcaacaacccagaagcaggaccgctacctccgcctttgtgcaaggaggtgcactgccagcgccctgcaaaatgacctccagcaggccacaaatgtgcatgtgtctgctcaaacggtcagaaacagactccatgagggtggtatgagggaccgacgtccacaggtgggggttgtgcttacagcccaacaccgtgcaggacgtttggcatttgccagagaacaccaagattggcaaattcgccactggcgccctgtgctcttcacagatgaaagcaggttcacactgagcacatgagcacatgtaaCAGACgtgagagtctggagacgccgtggagaacgttctgctgcctgcaacatcctccagcatgaccggtttggtgatgggtcagtcatggtgtggggtggcatttctttgtggggccgcacagccctccatgtgctcgccagaggtagcctgactgccattaggtaccgagatgagatccacagaccccttgtgagaccatatgctgacacatgcacatttgtggcctgctggaggtcattttgcagggctctggcagtgcacctccttgcactaaggcggaggtagcggtcctgctgctgggttgttgccctcctacggcctcctccacatctcctgatatactggcctgtctcctggtagcgcctgcatgctctggacactacgctgacagacacagcaaacctttttgccacagttcgcattgatgtgccatcctggatgagctgcactacctgagccacttgtgtgggttgtagactccgtctcatgctaccactagagtgagagcaccgccagcattcaaaagtgaccaaaacatcagccaggaagcataggaactgagaagtggtctgtggtcaccacctgcagaatcactcctgttttggggggtgtcttgctaattgcctataatttccaccttttgctattccatttgcacaacagcatgtgaaatttattgtcaatcagtgttgcttcctaagtggacagtttgatttcacagaagtgtgattgacttggagttacattgtgttgtttaagtgttccctttatttttttgagcagtgtatataagtaccagtcaaaagtttggacacacctattcattcaagggtttatttttatttttagacatcaaaactatgaaataacacatatggaatcatgtcataACCCCCcataaaaagtgttaaacaaatagtgacaaggtaggggtggtatacagaagatggagctatttggtaaaagaccaagtccatattatggcaagaaaagctcaaatatgcaaagaaaaggacagtccatcattactttaatttAAGTCATGAAGCTGAGTCAATAcagaatatttcaagaactttgaaagtttcttcaagtgcagtcgcaaaaaacatcaagcgctatgatgaaactggctctcatgatgaccgccacaggaaaggaagacccagagttacctctgctgcagaggataagttcattagagttatcagtctcagaaattgctgcccaaataaatgcttcacagagttcaagtaacagacacatctcagcatcaactgttcagaggagacttcgtgagtcaggccttcatggttgaattgctgcaaagaaaccactactaaaggacaccaataagaagaagatacttgcttgggccaagaaacatgagcaatggacattagaccggtggaaatctgtccttttgtctgaggagtccaaattagatttttggttccaaccgcagtgcCTTTGTgaaatgcagagtaggtgaacggatgatctccgcatgtgtggttcccactgtgaagcatggaggtggtggtgtggggatgttttgcCGGTGACACTGtctttgatttatttagaattcaagtcacacttaaccaacaaagctacaccatcccatctggtttgcgcttagtgggactatcatttgtttttcaacaggacaatgactgaaaacacacttccaggctgtgtaagggctatttgaccaagaaggagagtgatagagtgctgcatcagatgacctggcctccacaatcacccgatcttaacccaattgagatggtttgggatgagttggaccgcagagtgaaggaaaagcagccaacaagtgctcagcatacgtgggaactccttcaagactgttggaaaagcattccttatgaagctggttgagagaatgtcaagagtgtgctaagctgtcatgaaggcaaagggtggctattttgatttgtttaacacttttttggttacaacatgattccatgtgttatttcatagttttgatgtcattctacaatgtagaaaatagtcaaaataaagaaaaaccctggaattgaTAGGTGTCTAAACTATTGACTGGTAGTGTacttaattatcaaaagtaaatgtaatatcTATAATATACTTATTAAGTatgaaaagtaaaagtacaaattatttcacattcttatattaagcaaaccagacggcactatttttataaaaataaataaatgaatagccaggggcacactccaacactcaggcatcatttataaatgaagcatttgtgtttatttAGTCCGCCACatgagaggcagtagggatgaccaggatgttctcttgagaagtgcgtgaattggaccattttcctgtcctgctaatcattcaaaatataattagtacttttgggtgtcaggggaaatgtatggagtaaaaagtacattattttctttcggaATGTAGTTTAGTAAAAGTAAaaacatataaatagtaaagtacagatacccccaaaaaacactttagtactttaaagtattttaaagTAATACTTTACACCATTGTATATATTCATATACATTTTTATATCCGTGTCAATGTCGtctgagtttctagtagatagacaATATGATTTAGGAGAAAATagccaaattaataaaaaataaaaaacattgaaTCAAGAATGAAATCTGCAATTTACTCTGCAACGCTTCCAACTATTGACTTATTTCACAACTTCCACTAGTTCAGCCCCAAAGTATTTACAACAAAGATACATTGACAGTGTAAAATAACAACAAATTTAATCCAGATAGAAACCTCCATATTAAACAGCAACGGTATTCACTAAGTCGATAGCTTATACTGAGGATGTTTGACAGCTTTGTGATTCTATTTTTCAtatgaaaaaaacattttattattAGCAACATATATTTTACATGTTATGTAAATTATTTAAAATCCTTTAAAGTATCCAAAATTCCAGTAGTTAACTGGTAAATGTAAACATCACTGGTAAATACCCCCCCGAAACCCTAGTAACACTACAGAACTGTCAAACTCACCAGACACAATGTTGCTGCTGATGATCTTGCCGCCCAGTGTGGCTAGAGATTTGGGGACCACCGTGATGATGCTGCCGCTGGTGGTCTTGACGTAGGTGGCACCACTGGTTGACGTCGCCATCCTGGCGCCAATGGAGGGGCTCACAGTGGGCCTTGAGTATGTGGCCTGGGTGCCTGCACAAAATcaatgttttttaaagaaaataaattGACCAGGCTTTGCTAAGTATTTCTTCATATCAATAtctagtttcaagttttaatgtcacatgcacaagtacagtgaaatacctttcttgcaaactcaaaacccaacaatgcaaaaAATCTACTAGAAAAAAAAGCAAATGAGAAATATAAAGTAAAATAGAATAAAGGATTAAAACACAGATTATCCAAACCAGTGCAGACATCTACTGTCCTTGTGTATTATTTACATGTTTGGATGACAGTTGTTAATCGGTTAATCGGACgctttttaaaattgtatttgtaataatgacaattacaacaatactgaatgaacacttattttaacttaatataatacataaataaaatcaatttagcctcaaataaataatgaaacatgttcaatttttttaataatgcaaaaacaaagtgttggagaagaaagtaaaagtgcaatgtgtgccatgtaaaaaagctaacgtttaagttccttgctcagaaaatatgaaagctggtggttccttttaacatgagtcttcaatattcccaggtaagaggttttaggttgtagttattataggaattataggactatatctctctatatgatttgtatttcatttacctttgactattggatgttcttataggcactttagtattgccagtgtaacagtatagcttccatccctctcctccgccCCTacttgggctcgaaccaggaacacatcgacaacagccaccctcgaagcatcgttacccatcgctccacaaaagctgcggcccttgcagagcaaggggaacaactactccaagtctcagagcgagtgacgtcaccgattgaaacgctattagcgcgcaaccCGCAAACTAgccttaattataacataataacacacagaaatacgagccttaggtcattaaaatggtagaatccggaaactataattttgaaaacaaaacgtttattctttcagtgaaatatggaaacgttccgtattttatctaacggatggcatccctaagtctaaatattgctgttacattgtacataattatgtacaattctggcaaattaattacggcctttgttaggaataaatggacttcagagttcgcaatgagccaggcggcccaaactgttacatataccctgactgcttgcacggaacgcaagagaagtgacacaatttccctaattataagaaattcatgttagcaggcaacattaactaaatatgcatgtttaaaaatatatacttgtgtattgattttaaagaaaggcattgatgtttatggttaggtacattggtgcaacgacagtgctttattcgcgaatgcgcttgttaaatcatcacccatttggcgaagtaggctgtgattcgatgagaaatgaacaggcaccgcatcgattatatgcaacgcaggacacgctagataaactagtaatatcatcaaccacatgtagttaactagtgattatgttaagattgattgttttttataagataagtggagtgcaatgtaaggcaggtggttagagcgttggactagtaaccagaagaTTGCAAAAattaatccccgagctgacaaggtaaaaatctgtcgttctgcccctgaacaaggcagttaacccaccgttcctaggccgtcattgaaattgagaatgtgttcttaactgacttgcctagttaaataaaggtgtaaaaaataaaaaaattttttttaaataatcggCAAATCGGTGTCCAGAAATGCCGATTacagattgttatgaaaacttgaaaatcggccctaattaatcggccattacgattaatcggtcaacctctagttaaTACCTCCTCACAAAGCAACTGTTTTGATTATGCAAAGGTTGTTGATTTTGTTCTTCACAAGTCCTCACTGTCAGCCCTAGCTTTGGAAACACAGTTTACCTAGTAAAACATCAGTGTGTATACACTAGTGTAACACTTGTGTTACAGTCGAAAAGCCGTATGTGAGAAGGCACACCTGTGGGCTGGGACACCAACTTGGTGGTCATGATGGCCCCGTTGCTACTGACAACCATGATGGGGGAGGAACTGCTGCTGGACATGCCTACAGAGGGCTTGGGCAGGATCTTACTGGGCTGTATCTGCTGGGTGATGATTTTCACACCTACAGGTACAATTAGACAAATTATTAGTTAAATACATGATTAACACGTTCTGTACACTTGCACACTCAGGGTAGAGTACTAACACCAGTAGATTTGGGTATCACGCCCTGTACTCACCTGACTCCTGCTTAATCTGTATGGTGGGTTTGGAGCCGGGGAGAGTGGTAGAGGACTGGGCCTGGCCCATGGCGCCGGCCCCCATGGGGGAGCCCTGCTGCAGCTGCTTGGGTGACTGCTGGTGCTGCTTGGGGAACTGGGCCAGAATCTGGGTTGGAGAGCCCACCATGGTCTTAGGAGAGGGGAGCCTGGCGGAGGCCACTTTCATGCCCGTCGACGAGCCACCTGGCACAGGGAGAGGACAAGCAATAGTGGTCAGTTTCAAAGACCAATCAGATACACACAATTCAGTACAATTCCAGTTTCAATAAAATGTTGTATACATGAAAGGTCTTAGTAGCTAGAACAAGACAATCTTTGTCTAAATTGGGCGAAGGCCGGTAATAAATCCTGAGTAAGCAAACTATTTGAAAACACTGCAGGAAGTGGGACATTCAAACCTACCCTGCGCTATTGTCGACATGACCACAGATGGGCTGGAAGAAACCATGGTGGTCACAGCGACCGTGTTTGGGGCCGAGGAGGGACTGGAGCTGGCCGGGATGAACACTGTCTGCTTCTGGTTGGCCGAGGTCAGCATGGAGGTGGACACCAACTTAGACATGGCCGCCGCGTAGTTGTGTGAGTGAGACTTGGACAGGATGTTTGGAACGAAGTTGGAGCTTGGAGAGGTCGTCACAATGAtcacctgacaaaacatacattatacAGTAAATTACACAGCCACTTACAATCAAGTTCATATACACAATCACTTACAATCGAGTTTGCAAACAGTATGCAATCACTTACGACCATTCAAACATATCCAACCATTCCTATATTATCTGGCTCACACCTCACTATATTGACTCTTTGCCTATAGAACAAGAGGATTTATACTGAACAATGGTCAGTTCTGTCCTGCTCACCTTCTGCGTGGTGGTGTTAGTGGTCTGGGTGGTGGGCTTGGTGAAGGTGATCTTGACGGGGGACATGTGCGGTGGCAGGGAGTTAGCGATGCTCTGCATGATGTTGCTCATCTTGGGGCTGCCGCTCACCGGCACAGTGATGGTCTTGGACATGGGCGGGGCCACCTTGGCCACTTCCTTCAGCACCACAGGGGAGGAGCTTGAGGAGTTAGTCCGCCTCCGCTTACGCGGCTTCTCGTCCTCATCCGAGCAGCTCAcgcctggtggagagagaaacaTACAGACGGAGACACAGAATGCAGCGATACATTGACAGACTTCAGGTTCTGTTAAGTGAGTGTCACACCGGACACTCCTTAACCAATGCTAAATTCTTAAATAACACGTATTTTTATTTCCAAAGTAAAATAATAAACAAACATGGAATCTCTGTTCTGACACTCACTTTTCACATAGACGGTGCTCCCGCTGGGCAGCACCACCATGTTTGAGGCAGGGCTGGCCGGACGGGGGGATTTCACCGTGGCTGCTGCACTGCCGCTGGGCGCCGTGGCACTGGTGGACGTGGTGCTTGTGTAGGAGTAGCAAACAACCACTGCAAACAAATAACAACCATGCTTCATATAAAAATACACTATAAGGAGACATAAGTGATTCATAATTTaatgtcttcctccctcttcagTTAATGTTGCAGGTAGAAAGTTACACCTAACTACTGACAGGGCCAGATGACgtaaaatagggtctaagctacaaTATATGCTCATATTTTTAAATGTCTGAGATtacacatttttacataattgAAGTAAggtaaaaaaatgtattcaaaaaatTCTAGAAATTATAAAATAGTctgacaaccctgtttgtaagcttttaaattatatcaaaTCTCAATAGTAtatattttccagtgatgaagacatgtatgtctcatggtatggtgggggcATGTAAAATAGGTCAAGTTTGAGCACTTTTATCTCTTGAATAATTTGGCATTCAGGTTCAAAAAGTCCATTTAAATGGGCAAACACATATGGAAGGTTCAGTTCAAATCAAAAGAGGTGCTATCAAAAAGTGATTGAAGTCAAATGGATTAACCCTCAGGCTAAGATTAGGAGCAAGGTAAtgtgatcctagatctgtggttgaGAGAAATTTCCACCTTGAGCTGTCTGATCTTACCTTCTTTATTTCCTGTTTCGGCAGGCAGCAGAAGCGAAGCGTTTTGATTGGCTGTGGCGCTGGCCACTGCGTTGGCCGTCACAGTGAAGGCGGTCTGGGGGACCAGTCTGGGCATCAGCGGGACCAGCCGACGCCCCTCGATGGACCACTCTGAGGAGCTGTTGGGACCTGACATGCTTGACAAGACAGATACAATtgtcatcaaatcaaagtttctTTGTCACGagtaccgaatacaacaggtgtggacc contains these protein-coding regions:
- the emsy gene encoding BRCA2-interacting transcriptional repressor EMSY isoform X2 — translated: MLMIQQEKPQLTGTMPVVWPTLLDLGRDECKRILRKLELEAYAGVISALRAQGDLTKDKKDLLGELTKVLSISTERHRAEVRRAVNDERLTTIAYHMSGPNSSSEWSIEGRRLVPLMPRLVPQTAFTVTANAVASATANQNASLLLPAETGNKEVVVCYSYTSTTSTSATAPSGSAAATVKSPRPASPASNMVVLPSGSTVYVKSVSCSDEDEKPRKRRRTNSSSSSPVVLKEVAKVAPPMSKTITVPVSGSPKMSNIMQSIANSLPPHMSPVKITFTKPTTQTTNTTTQKVIIVTTSPSSNFVPNILSKSHSHNYAAAMSKLVSTSMLTSANQKQTVFIPASSSPSSAPNTVAVTTMVSSSPSVVMSTIAQGGSSTGMKVASARLPSPKTMVGSPTQILAQFPKQHQQSPKQLQQGSPMGAGAMGQAQSSTTLPGSKPTIQIKQESGVKIITQQIQPSKILPKPSVGMSSSSSSPIMVVSSNGAIMTTKLVSQPTGTQATYSRPTVSPSIGARMATSTSGATYVKTTSGSIITVVPKSLATLGGKIISSNIVSGTTTKITTIPMTSKPNVIVVQKTTGKATTIQGLPGKNVVTTLLNAGCEKTLQGVPGSKPAIITASRPITKMIVTQPKGMGTGVQPNTTTKIIPTKIVYGQQGKTQVLIKPKPISQTAVLSEQTRQLVSETLQQASRVADGQEGALKDESGGIAEGSFQPAEGSHDSQPVVHIISSRGQEWAEQHEVSVESGPTIIYQDVSTGNVTQSATSTIKALLELQQTTVKDKSEAKPRQHTIDLSQMAVPFQMAQDKKQQDPISPGTSTVETEPSTEYITAVKASRAGPSSGGDMVMSASQQLAASSQSTGHTPMVVKSIPTSSAVTVTRIVQLASEGQLIHSKQAEEMVMEEGELEGDTLDPQTGLFYRSIQLAAAPAPQHHTLPQPQSQSHSEPQSEQGRHMPNSTQPPQLHSKPQMSQPSSTLVKKPPQLQEQYQPKPQAPGQSLKERPSSASGSPQLVGLGTPTKPPSLTPQLPKLQQAPTSHHRPIHTQLSQPPPLQAHHPVGADKTPSTSLPPIITQGASITKITFGGSSSHQSPPVSSSGEATAKLVPAEPSSSGPSGGEKPSVSDILKISMMEAEIDPSAEPMVVDSSSDCSPYGKGVGAGGDLGVLGGSGPVISSSGASLHHSSHSKPQHSQFSRIQGLVAKGKEDLDVIEVIPRYSIMPDSSQSNVVVEPSGFLEISNYTSQRLDEESVMEQEVDSSNDEATTVSPMEGCADQSQ